AGCTGCCGCTTTTTCCCCGTTGCCCAAATTACGTGAACCAACATAAACGATATATCCCTTCTCTGCCAGCGCTTTGGCGATCTGAAAACCTACGCCCTGATTGGCACCGCTGACCAGCGCGATTAGTGGATTGCTTGTTGATGATTCCATCAGATTTTCCATTAAATTATTGATTGATGATTTAACAAAGGTGCGCATTCACCGTCTGCCAGTCATAACCAAATCAAGGACATTCTTAACCAAAATGAAAACAGGCAAAAAGACTTTTGGATTGAGTGCTTCTTTGGGTTAATTTTTATCATTTTCCATTGGTCCCTTCCTTTAAGATTGGTAGTGCATAGTTGCTTTTCCTCCATAAAAGTTTTTCTTTTTGGAACAAACAGGAAGTATAACCCGAGTCAAATCAGATTCTATTTATCAATTTTTGAAAGTTTATTCCGCAGTGAAAAGACATCAATCTTAAAACTATCACCAATCGGCACCGGGATTTCTCCCAGATAAAGCTTTTGATTGTCAAGTCCGGAAATGTATTTTATGCCGACTAGATACGAACGATGCACTCGTTGAAAGGCAGTTGGCGGCAGCAGTTCGGCCAGGTACTTCATTGTCATGTGTGTGATATAATTTCCTTTTGTAGTAAAAATGATCACATAATCTTTTATTGACTGAGCGTAAATAAAGGTTTCATGCTCAATTCTGACCAGTTTGCCATCCACTTTGAAATAGGTATAAGCCGGAATTATTTCTGATACTGTATTTTGTTTGAAAAACTTGCTAACACTTTTTTCAAATCTTTCATAAGTGACCGGTTTTAACAGATAATCAACCGCGTCAAGTTCGTAACTTTCAATTGCATATTCAGAGAATGCAGTAGTAAAAATAACCGGCGGAGGATTTTTGAGTGATCTGACAAAATCTACACCGTTTAAAGCCGGCATTTTTATATCAAGAAACATCAGATTTACATCTGTAATGCTGAGAAATTGAAATGCTTCCATTGCATTTGCACAAGATGCGGTGAAAGTCAGACCGGGCGTCTGATCAATATATCTTTGCAGGACCTGCTGCGCAAGCGGCTCGTCATCAACGACCAGGCATTTAATCATGATTCAACAAAGGTAAGGTGAGATTTACTTCGTAGGTATCATCGCAATCGGTTACCGCCAGCTGATGTTTTGCATATAGCATATTTAACCTGTTCACTGCATTTTCCAGACCAATACCTTTGCCTACTTTTTTCGGATGGTAAGGATTAACAGGCTTGCTGTTACGCACTTCCAGAATCAGTTCTTCTTCGGTCAGACAAATAATAATATGTACAAACCCCTTCCCGGTTTCTTCCCTGATTCCGTGTTTGAAAGCATTTTCTATAAAAGGCAGCAACAACAATGGTTCGATCGTTACCCCGTCATTGACAACCTGCGCCTCAAAGCGTATGTCCATACCGGTTGGATAACGCAGTGTTTCTACTTCTACGTAATTTCTCAAAAAAGCAATTTCATGACTCATACGCACCGTTTGTTGTTTCGAATGATACAAAATATAGCGCATCATTTCGGCATGTTTGGCAATCAAAGGCGCTGTTTTCTCTGAGCGCTGCATGGCAAGCGAATAAATATTATTGAGGGTATTAAAGAAAAAATGAGGCTGCAACTGAATTTTCAAATAATTGAGCTCGGTTTCTACCTGCTTCTGGCGCATCGTCTGCATTTGAAGTTCCTGTTGTGTGGAACGGATAAAATAGGCCAACGCTGTGAACATGAGCATTTCCCGAAAAACAAAGACAATACTAAACGGAAACAGTTTTGGTTTGTAATGAAACCACTTCTCAGCAGACCGGACCGTCTGATCCGGCAGAAAAGTCAATTGGCTGATCAGTCCATGTTCCAATTTTATGTATACGGTTAAAAATATCAGAAAAGCGCCAACCAGTATTGTGAACAAAAAATACCGTTTTTCAAAGAGATAGGTAATGATGATTTTGTAGTAAATAAAGTAAGGAAACATTCTGAGCGTACCGTATGCCAGCCTTTCTACAAACAAATCGGCAGGCGTTGAATCGGTCTTTTCGTAAAAGTTGATCTCGAAATCCGTTAAGATTGGAAAGACAAAGAAAATGATCAGAAAGAAAAAAATCTCTGTTCTGTTCATTTTC
The nucleotide sequence above comes from Dyadobacter subterraneus. Encoded proteins:
- a CDS encoding LytR/AlgR family response regulator transcription factor; amino-acid sequence: MIKCLVVDDEPLAQQVLQRYIDQTPGLTFTASCANAMEAFQFLSITDVNLMFLDIKMPALNGVDFVRSLKNPPPVIFTTAFSEYAIESYELDAVDYLLKPVTYERFEKSVSKFFKQNTVSEIIPAYTYFKVDGKLVRIEHETFIYAQSIKDYVIIFTTKGNYITHMTMKYLAELLPPTAFQRVHRSYLVGIKYISGLDNQKLYLGEIPVPIGDSFKIDVFSLRNKLSKIDK
- a CDS encoding sensor histidine kinase codes for the protein MKPRTARFIWKMNRTEIFFFLIIFFVFPILTDFEINFYEKTDSTPADLFVERLAYGTLRMFPYFIYYKIIITYLFEKRYFLFTILVGAFLIFLTVYIKLEHGLISQLTFLPDQTVRSAEKWFHYKPKLFPFSIVFVFREMLMFTALAYFIRSTQQELQMQTMRQKQVETELNYLKIQLQPHFFFNTLNNIYSLAMQRSEKTAPLIAKHAEMMRYILYHSKQQTVRMSHEIAFLRNYVEVETLRYPTGMDIRFEAQVVNDGVTIEPLLLLPFIENAFKHGIREETGKGFVHIIICLTEEELILEVRNSKPVNPYHPKKVGKGIGLENAVNRLNMLYAKHQLAVTDCDDTYEVNLTLPLLNHD